Part of the Aquipuribacter sp. SD81 genome is shown below.
GACGGCGTCCGCGGCCAGCGGGGAGGCGTCGTCGCACCACGCGGCGGCGTACCCGGCGGCGGTCGAGCCGATGTCGCCGCGCTTGGCGTCGGCGAGCACGAGCTGGCCCTCGGCCCGGCAGCGGGCGAGCACGTCCTCGAGGACGGCGAGGCCGCGCGAGCCGAAGCGCTCGTAGAACGCGACCTGCGGCTTGAGCAGGGCCGTGCGGCCGGCGAGCGCGTCGAGCACGGTGTCGGAGAAGCGCCGGAGCCCGTCGACGTCGTCGTCGAGCCCCCACCGGGCGAGCGTGGCCGGCGCGGGGTCGAGGCCCACGCACAGCGGGCCGTGCGCACGCAGCGCGGCCTGCAGACGCACCGCGAACGGCACGGGCGGCCCGGCGGGGCTGCTCACGCGCGTCCCCACCGGGCACGCCCGAGCGCCCGGTGCACGCGGGCGGGCCAGCCGGGACCGGCGTACACGAACGCGGTGTACACCTGCACGAAGGCGGCCCCCGCGGCGAGCCGCTCGGCGACGTCGGCGGCGTCCGACACCCCGCCGGCCGACACGAGCGCGAGCCGGTCGCCGCAGCGCGCCCGCAGCAGCCGTAGGACCTCCAGGGACCGCGCGGCGACCGGCGGGCCGGAGACGCCGCCCGTACCCAGCCGCTCGACCTCGGCCGCGGGCGTGCGCAGGCCGGTGCGCGACGTCGTCGTGTTCGTCGCGATGATGCCGTCGAGGCCCGTGTCGAGCGCGAGGTCGGCGACCGCGCGGACGTCGTCGTCGGCGAGGTCCGGTGCGATCTTGACGAGGAGCGGCACGTGCCGGCCGGCGGCGGTGTCGGCGGCCTCGCGGACGGCGAGCAGGAGCGGGCGCAGCGTCTCGACGGCCTGCAGGTCGCGCAGCCCGGGGGTGTTGGGGCTCGACACGTTGACGACGAGGTAGTCCGCGTGCGGGGCGAGCAGCCGCGCGCTCGTCTCGTAGTCGGCGACGGCGTCCTCGGCCGCGACGACCTTCGACTTCCCGATGTTGACGCCGAGCACCGGCAGCCGGGCCCCGCCCGCGCGCAGCCGCCGCAGGCGCTCGGCGACCACCTCCGCCCCGTCGTTGTTGAACCCCATGCGGTTGAGCACCGCGCGGTCGCGGGGCAGCCGGAACAGCCGCGGGCGCGCGTTGCCCGGCTGGGGCAGCGCGGTGACGGTGCCGACCTCGACGACGTCGAAGCCGACAGCGGCGAGACCGACGACGGCCCGCGCGTCCTTGTCGAGCCCGGCCGCCACCCCGAGCGGGCCCGGCAGGTCGAGCCCGAGGACCCGCACCGGTGCCCGTCCGGCGCCCGTGAGGCGCCGGGCGAGGGCCGCCGCCCCGGGCGCGGCCTGCACGAGCCGGCCGAGCAGCGCGAGGAGCCGCACGCCGAGGACGTGCGCCCGCTCGGCGTCCAGCCGTACGAGCACGACCCGGAAGAGCAGCCGGTACAGCACCGGCTCAGGCCCCGGCCGGCGGGGCGGGCGCGGCCGGGGAGCGGTCGCGCCGCTCGGCGGACAGGACGGCCGCGTGCTCCTGCAGGCTCGCGACGTCGAACCCGCCGTCGGTGAGCGCCTCGATGCCCTGCACGGCCGCCGAGAGCTGCTGGACGGTCGTGATGATCGGCGCGTCGACCGTCACCGCCGCCGCGCGGATGTCGTAGCCGTCGGCCCGGGCCGCGCGCCCGGACGGCGTGTTGACGACCATCGCGACGCCGCCGTCGAGGATCAGCTGCGTGATCGTCGGCTCGCCGTCCGGTCCGGGGCCCTGGCTGTGCTTGCGCACGACGGTGGAGGCGATGCCGTTGCGCCGCAGCGTCTCCGCGGTCCCGGCGGTCGCGAGCAGCTCGAAGCCGAGCGCGGCGAGCCGGCTGAGCGGGAACAGCATCGCGCGCTTGTCCCGGTCGGCGACGGACACGAACACCCGCCCGCGCGCGGGCAGGCCGCCGTAGGCGGCGGCCTGGGACTTGGCGAACGCGCGCGGGAAGTCGACGTCGATGCCCATGACCTCCCCCGTCGAGCGCATCTCCGGGCCGAGGACGCTGTCGACGACGGCCCCGGTCGTGGTGCGGAAGCGCTTGAAGGGCAGGACGGCCTCCTTCACCGACACCGAGGTCGGCGGGTGGCTCGCACCGTCCCCGACGGCGGGCAGCAGGCCCTCGGCCCGCAGCTGCGCGATGGTCGAGCCGGTCATGATGCGCGCGGCGGCCTTGGCCAGCGGCACGTCGGTGGCCTTCGACACGAACGGGACGGTCCGGCTCGCGCGGGGGTTGGCCTCGAGCACGAGGACCGTCTCGCCGACGAGGGCGTACTGCACGTTGAGCAGCCCGCGCACGCCGACGCCGCGCGCGATCGCCTCGGTGGCGCGCCGGACCTGGTCGACGACGGCCGTGCCGAGGGTCACGGGCGGCAGCACGCACGCGGAGTCGCCGGAGTGCACGCCGGCCTCCTCGATGTGCTCCATGACGCCGCCGACGTAGACCTCCTCGCCGTCGCACAGCGCGTCGACGTCGATCTCGACGGCGGTCTCGAGGAACCGGTCGACGAGCAGCGGGTGCTGCGGGCCGACCCGCACGCCCGTCTCGTGCGCGCGGGCGACGTAGCCGTCGAGCGCCTCCGCGTCGTCGACGACCTCCATGCCACGCCCGCCGAGCACGAACGAGGGCCGCACGAGCACGGGGTAGCCGATGCGGTCCGCGACCTGCCTCGCCTCGGCGAAGCTCGCGGCGGTGTCCCACACGGGCGCGGGCAGGCCGGCGGCCGCGAGCACGTGGCCGAACGCGTCCCGGTCCTCGGCGAGGCGGATGGCGTCGGGGCTCGTGCCGAGGATCGGCACGCCCGCGGCGGCGAGGTCGTCGGCGAGGCCGAGCGGGGTCTGCCCGCCGAGCTGCACGACGACGCCGAGCAGCTCCCCGGAGCGCTGCTCAGCGTGGACGACCTCGAGGACGTCCTCGACCGTCAGCGGCTCGAAGTACAGCCGGTCGGAGGTGTCGTAGTCGGTGGAGACCGTCTCGGGGTTGCAGTTGACCATGACGGTCTCGATGCCCGCGTCGCGCAGCGCGAAGGCGGCGTGCACGCACGAGTAGTCGAACTCGATGCCCTGCCCGATGCGGTTCGGTCCCGAGCCGAGGATGACGACCTTGCGCCGCTCGGACGGCACCACCTCGTCCTCGGTGTCGTAGGAGGAGTAGTGGTACGGCGTGAGGGCGGCGAACTCCGCCGCGCACGTGTCGACCGTCTTGTAGACCGGCCGCACGCCGAG
Proteins encoded:
- a CDS encoding quinone-dependent dihydroorotate dehydrogenase, with amino-acid sequence MYRLLFRVVLVRLDAERAHVLGVRLLALLGRLVQAAPGAAALARRLTGAGRAPVRVLGLDLPGPLGVAAGLDKDARAVVGLAAVGFDVVEVGTVTALPQPGNARPRLFRLPRDRAVLNRMGFNNDGAEVVAERLRRLRAGGARLPVLGVNIGKSKVVAAEDAVADYETSARLLAPHADYLVVNVSSPNTPGLRDLQAVETLRPLLLAVREAADTAAGRHVPLLVKIAPDLADDDVRAVADLALDTGLDGIIATNTTTSRTGLRTPAAEVERLGTGGVSGPPVAARSLEVLRLLRARCGDRLALVSAGGVSDAADVAERLAAGAAFVQVYTAFVYAGPGWPARVHRALGRARWGRA
- the carB gene encoding carbamoyl-phosphate synthase large subunit, with product MPRRTDIDSVLVVGSGPIVIGQAAEFDYSGTQACRVLREEGLRVVLVNSNPATIMTDPGFADATYVEPITPDVLEKIIAKERPDALLPTLGGQTALNAAIALAESGVLERHGVELIGADIPAIRKAEDREAFKEVVAEAGAESARSRVVRTLEDALACAEEFSYPVVLRPSFTMGGLGSGFASDEPTLRRMITAGLAASPTHEVLVEESIKGWKEYELELMRDHHDNVVVVCSIENLDPMGVHTGDSITVAPALTLTDREYQRLRDIALAIIRGVGVDTGGCNIQFAVNPVDGRVVVIEMNPRVSRSSALASKATGFPIAKIAARLAIGYTLDEIPNDITGSTPASFEPTLDYVVVKIPRFAFEKFPSADRGLTTTMKSVGEAMAIGRSFSEALLKAMRSLERPGATFDLAAPPVPAEELDALVARTAEPTEDRLVLVHRAIRGGASLERLHEVTGIDPWFLEQVRRVDVLAREVADAATLDEPLLRRAKRAGLSDEQVARLRGTDEAVVRGLRHALGVRPVYKTVDTCAAEFAALTPYHYSSYDTEDEVVPSERRKVVILGSGPNRIGQGIEFDYSCVHAAFALRDAGIETVMVNCNPETVSTDYDTSDRLYFEPLTVEDVLEVVHAEQRSGELLGVVVQLGGQTPLGLADDLAAAGVPILGTSPDAIRLAEDRDAFGHVLAAAGLPAPVWDTAASFAEARQVADRIGYPVLVRPSFVLGGRGMEVVDDAEALDGYVARAHETGVRVGPQHPLLVDRFLETAVEIDVDALCDGEEVYVGGVMEHIEEAGVHSGDSACVLPPVTLGTAVVDQVRRATEAIARGVGVRGLLNVQYALVGETVLVLEANPRASRTVPFVSKATDVPLAKAAARIMTGSTIAQLRAEGLLPAVGDGASHPPTSVSVKEAVLPFKRFRTTTGAVVDSVLGPEMRSTGEVMGIDVDFPRAFAKSQAAAYGGLPARGRVFVSVADRDKRAMLFPLSRLAALGFELLATAGTAETLRRNGIASTVVRKHSQGPGPDGEPTITQLILDGGVAMVVNTPSGRAARADGYDIRAAAVTVDAPIITTVQQLSAAVQGIEALTDGGFDVASLQEHAAVLSAERRDRSPAAPAPPAGA